In Helianthus annuus cultivar XRQ/B chromosome 3, HanXRQr2.0-SUNRISE, whole genome shotgun sequence, a single window of DNA contains:
- the LOC110928666 gene encoding uncharacterized protein LOC110928666 isoform X3: protein MCVVLYSYKFFTKLIVIMCGVMLIYMSYMCRASCCQKMNFFCRSMADESAPSQHDIVRCPFLRNINEPTNFSFSLSMAFPLPARGTKGPIFEDGPNFDMAFRLFHGQNGVVSLSKGTLQFPQKVKPEQVSQQFNPLAAKAATISLSSLGGSFGFDAFNEMFKNHQKKNKKKSSQKGDSNHEATGEEWLKSGNCPIAKSYRVVSNVLPLVTKAFKLPSNFKYECPPAIVAARAALARTAFAKNRLSSLLYLFYIINNKLELWKLTYYNALAVLAQQLRLYKLPVLDTIKGFSLFRVECTETVCEQPPEKFNPNDGDGLCMIFTKSSYELSSHPV, encoded by the exons ATGTGTGTTGTGCTGTATTCATACAAGTTTTTTACGAAACTTATAGTTATTATGTGTGGTGTAATGCTGATTTACATGTCTTATATGTGCAGGGCATCCTGCTGTCAAAAGATGAATTTTTTCTGTAGGAGTATGGCTGACGAGTCTGCACCATCACAGCATGATATTGTTCGATGCCCATTTTTGCGCAATATTAATGAACCAACTAACTTCTCATTTTCTTTATCCATGGCTTTCCCATTGCCC GCACGTGGAACCAAAGGTCCTATATTCGAGGACGGTCCCAATTTTGATATGGCATTTAGGCTTTTTCATGGACAAAATGGTGTTGTCTCGCTTTCCAAGGGAACATTGCAATTTCCCCAAAAAGTGAAGCCCGAACAAGTGTCACAACAGTTTAACCCGTTAGCAGCAAAGGCTGCGACTATTAGTCTGTCGAGTTTAGGAGGGTCCTTCGGTTTCGACGCGTTCAATGAGATGTTTAAGAATCatcaaaagaagaacaagaaaAAGTCTTCTCAG AAAGGAGACTCGAATCACGAGGCAACGGGTGAGGAGTGGCTGAAAAGTGGGAATTGTCCTATTGCCAAGTCATATAGAGTAGTGAGTAACGTTCTACCGCTTGTGACCAAGGCATTCAAACTGCCATCAAACTTTAAATACGAGTGCCCGCCGGCAATCGTGGCGGCCCGGGCGGCACTAGCACGAACCGCCTTTGCAAAGAATCGACTTTCTTCACTCTTATAccttttttatataataaataacaaGCTGGAGCTATGGAAACTTACATATTATAATGCATTAG CTGTGTTGGCTCAGCAGCTCCGCCTCTACAAGTTGCCGGTGCTTGATACCATTAAAGGCTTCTCTCTTTTTCGAGTAGAATGTACCGAAACTGTTTGTGAACAACCACCGGAAAAGTTCAATCCCAATGATGGCGATGGTCTCTGCATGATTTTTACTAAAAGTTCTTATGAGCTTTCTTCTCATCCAG TCTGA
- the LOC110928666 gene encoding uncharacterized protein LOC110928666 isoform X2, with protein sequence MLLVCIMCPNSNVVYLYIKDLKRVHSFRASCCQKMNFFCRSMADESAPSQHDIVRCPFLRNINEPTNFSFSLSMAFPLPARGTKGPIFEDGPNFDMAFRLFHGQNGVVSLSKGTLQFPQKVKPEQVSQQFNPLAAKAATISLSSLGGSFGFDAFNEMFKNHQKKNKKKSSQKGDSNHEATGEEWLKSGNCPIAKSYRVVSNVLPLVTKAFKLPSNFKYECPPAIVAARAALARTAFAKNRLSSLLYLFYIINNKLELWKLTYYNALAVLAQQLRLYKLPVLDTIKGFSLFRVECTETVCEQPPEKFNPNDGDGLCMIFTKSSYELSSHPGHLGVDIGY encoded by the exons ATGTTGTTAGTATGTATTATGTGTCCAAATTCGAATGTCGTATACTTATATATTAAAGATCTAAAGCGGGTCCACAGCTTCAG GGCATCCTGCTGTCAAAAGATGAATTTTTTCTGTAGGAGTATGGCTGACGAGTCTGCACCATCACAGCATGATATTGTTCGATGCCCATTTTTGCGCAATATTAATGAACCAACTAACTTCTCATTTTCTTTATCCATGGCTTTCCCATTGCCC GCACGTGGAACCAAAGGTCCTATATTCGAGGACGGTCCCAATTTTGATATGGCATTTAGGCTTTTTCATGGACAAAATGGTGTTGTCTCGCTTTCCAAGGGAACATTGCAATTTCCCCAAAAAGTGAAGCCCGAACAAGTGTCACAACAGTTTAACCCGTTAGCAGCAAAGGCTGCGACTATTAGTCTGTCGAGTTTAGGAGGGTCCTTCGGTTTCGACGCGTTCAATGAGATGTTTAAGAATCatcaaaagaagaacaagaaaAAGTCTTCTCAG AAAGGAGACTCGAATCACGAGGCAACGGGTGAGGAGTGGCTGAAAAGTGGGAATTGTCCTATTGCCAAGTCATATAGAGTAGTGAGTAACGTTCTACCGCTTGTGACCAAGGCATTCAAACTGCCATCAAACTTTAAATACGAGTGCCCGCCGGCAATCGTGGCGGCCCGGGCGGCACTAGCACGAACCGCCTTTGCAAAGAATCGACTTTCTTCACTCTTATAccttttttatataataaataacaaGCTGGAGCTATGGAAACTTACATATTATAATGCATTAG CTGTGTTGGCTCAGCAGCTCCGCCTCTACAAGTTGCCGGTGCTTGATACCATTAAAGGCTTCTCTCTTTTTCGAGTAGAATGTACCGAAACTGTTTGTGAACAACCACCGGAAAAGTTCAATCCCAATGATGGCGATGGTCTCTGCATGATTTTTACTAAAAGTTCTTATGAGCTTTCTTCTCATCCAG GTCATTTGGGAGTGGATATTGGATATTGA
- the LOC110928666 gene encoding uncharacterized protein LOC110928666 isoform X1: MCVVLYSYKFFTKLIVIMCGVMLIYMSYMCRASCCQKMNFFCRSMADESAPSQHDIVRCPFLRNINEPTNFSFSLSMAFPLPARGTKGPIFEDGPNFDMAFRLFHGQNGVVSLSKGTLQFPQKVKPEQVSQQFNPLAAKAATISLSSLGGSFGFDAFNEMFKNHQKKNKKKSSQKGDSNHEATGEEWLKSGNCPIAKSYRVVSNVLPLVTKAFKLPSNFKYECPPAIVAARAALARTAFAKNRLSSLLYLFYIINNKLELWKLTYYNALAVLAQQLRLYKLPVLDTIKGFSLFRVECTETVCEQPPEKFNPNDGDGLCMIFTKSSYELSSHPGHLGVDIGY, from the exons ATGTGTGTTGTGCTGTATTCATACAAGTTTTTTACGAAACTTATAGTTATTATGTGTGGTGTAATGCTGATTTACATGTCTTATATGTGCAGGGCATCCTGCTGTCAAAAGATGAATTTTTTCTGTAGGAGTATGGCTGACGAGTCTGCACCATCACAGCATGATATTGTTCGATGCCCATTTTTGCGCAATATTAATGAACCAACTAACTTCTCATTTTCTTTATCCATGGCTTTCCCATTGCCC GCACGTGGAACCAAAGGTCCTATATTCGAGGACGGTCCCAATTTTGATATGGCATTTAGGCTTTTTCATGGACAAAATGGTGTTGTCTCGCTTTCCAAGGGAACATTGCAATTTCCCCAAAAAGTGAAGCCCGAACAAGTGTCACAACAGTTTAACCCGTTAGCAGCAAAGGCTGCGACTATTAGTCTGTCGAGTTTAGGAGGGTCCTTCGGTTTCGACGCGTTCAATGAGATGTTTAAGAATCatcaaaagaagaacaagaaaAAGTCTTCTCAG AAAGGAGACTCGAATCACGAGGCAACGGGTGAGGAGTGGCTGAAAAGTGGGAATTGTCCTATTGCCAAGTCATATAGAGTAGTGAGTAACGTTCTACCGCTTGTGACCAAGGCATTCAAACTGCCATCAAACTTTAAATACGAGTGCCCGCCGGCAATCGTGGCGGCCCGGGCGGCACTAGCACGAACCGCCTTTGCAAAGAATCGACTTTCTTCACTCTTATAccttttttatataataaataacaaGCTGGAGCTATGGAAACTTACATATTATAATGCATTAG CTGTGTTGGCTCAGCAGCTCCGCCTCTACAAGTTGCCGGTGCTTGATACCATTAAAGGCTTCTCTCTTTTTCGAGTAGAATGTACCGAAACTGTTTGTGAACAACCACCGGAAAAGTTCAATCCCAATGATGGCGATGGTCTCTGCATGATTTTTACTAAAAGTTCTTATGAGCTTTCTTCTCATCCAG GTCATTTGGGAGTGGATATTGGATATTGA
- the LOC110928666 gene encoding uncharacterized protein LOC110928666 isoform X4: protein MNFFCRSMADESAPSQHDIVRCPFLRNINEPTNFSFSLSMAFPLPARGTKGPIFEDGPNFDMAFRLFHGQNGVVSLSKGTLQFPQKVKPEQVSQQFNPLAAKAATISLSSLGGSFGFDAFNEMFKNHQKKNKKKSSQKGDSNHEATGEEWLKSGNCPIAKSYRVVSNVLPLVTKAFKLPSNFKYECPPAIVAARAALARTAFAKNRLSSLLYLFYIINNKLELWKLTYYNALAVLAQQLRLYKLPVLDTIKGFSLFRVECTETVCEQPPEKFNPNDGDGLCMIFTKSSYELSSHPGHLGVDIGY from the exons ATGAATTTTTTCTGTAGGAGTATGGCTGACGAGTCTGCACCATCACAGCATGATATTGTTCGATGCCCATTTTTGCGCAATATTAATGAACCAACTAACTTCTCATTTTCTTTATCCATGGCTTTCCCATTGCCC GCACGTGGAACCAAAGGTCCTATATTCGAGGACGGTCCCAATTTTGATATGGCATTTAGGCTTTTTCATGGACAAAATGGTGTTGTCTCGCTTTCCAAGGGAACATTGCAATTTCCCCAAAAAGTGAAGCCCGAACAAGTGTCACAACAGTTTAACCCGTTAGCAGCAAAGGCTGCGACTATTAGTCTGTCGAGTTTAGGAGGGTCCTTCGGTTTCGACGCGTTCAATGAGATGTTTAAGAATCatcaaaagaagaacaagaaaAAGTCTTCTCAG AAAGGAGACTCGAATCACGAGGCAACGGGTGAGGAGTGGCTGAAAAGTGGGAATTGTCCTATTGCCAAGTCATATAGAGTAGTGAGTAACGTTCTACCGCTTGTGACCAAGGCATTCAAACTGCCATCAAACTTTAAATACGAGTGCCCGCCGGCAATCGTGGCGGCCCGGGCGGCACTAGCACGAACCGCCTTTGCAAAGAATCGACTTTCTTCACTCTTATAccttttttatataataaataacaaGCTGGAGCTATGGAAACTTACATATTATAATGCATTAG CTGTGTTGGCTCAGCAGCTCCGCCTCTACAAGTTGCCGGTGCTTGATACCATTAAAGGCTTCTCTCTTTTTCGAGTAGAATGTACCGAAACTGTTTGTGAACAACCACCGGAAAAGTTCAATCCCAATGATGGCGATGGTCTCTGCATGATTTTTACTAAAAGTTCTTATGAGCTTTCTTCTCATCCAG GTCATTTGGGAGTGGATATTGGATATTGA